From Pagrus major chromosome 2, Pma_NU_1.0, one genomic window encodes:
- the LOC141018040 gene encoding extracellular calcium-sensing receptor-like, with amino-acid sequence MHKAGDVVLGGIFQVHFFSVFPDRSFTSEPQQPTCQGFDILGFRRAETMAFAIDEINKNTNLLPNVTLGYSLYDNCAKLGIGFRAGLSAVSGQEEQFILDETCAGTPPVIGIVGDSSSTRSIAISSVLGLYRVPMVSYFATCSCLSDRQKFPSFFRTIPSDAFQVQAMIQILKRFGWSWAGLLVSDDDYGLHAARSFQSDLAHSGGGCLAYIEILPWGDHPDENRRIVDVMKESTARVVIVFAHESHMINLMEEVVRQNVTGLQWMASEAWTAATVLQTPDIMPYLAGTLGIAIRRGEIPGFREFLLQIRPDIQHNNSNGKSIVNQFWEFTFQCRFTPPPAGWMEAGGPLCTGQENLEDVETELLDVSNLRPEYNVYKAVYALAYALDDMLQCEPGRGPFSGHSCGNLQRLEPWQLVYYLEKVNFTTTFGDQVSFDENGDALAIYDVMNWLWLPDGRTEVQNVGEVKRSASKGEELTIDEDKIFWNFESKKPPRSVCSESCPPGSRMARKKGEPVCCFDCIPCSEGEISNKTDAMECTSCPEDFWSSPQRDHCVPKKIEFLSFHEPLGIGLTAASLLGTCMSAVVLGIFIYHHSTPIVRANNSELSFQLLLSLKLCFLCSLLFIGRPRLWTCQLRHAAFGISFVLCVSCILVKTMVVLAVFKASKPGGGASLKWFGVLQQRGTVIVLTSVQAAVCTAWIVSASPTPHKNMQYYNDKIVYECAVGSTVGFAVLLGYIGSLASLSVLIAFIARNLPDSFNEAKLITFSMLIFCAVWVAFVPAYISSPGKYADAVEVFAILASSFGLLVALFGPKCYIILLRPERNTKKAIMGREIQAK; translated from the exons AAATTAGGAATTGGATTTCGTGCAGGATTATCCGCAGTCAGTGGTCAAGAGGAGCAGTTTATATTAGATGAGACCTGTGCAGGAACCCCTCCAGTCATAGGGATTGTGGGTGATTCTTCTTCTACACGTTCTATTGCCATCTCCTCTGTCTTAGGTTTGTACAGAGTACCTATG GTGAGTTATTTTGCCACATGTTCCTGTCTGAGTGACCGGCAGAAGTTTCCATCCTTCTTTAGGACGATCCCAAGTGATGCTTTCCAG GTGCAGGCTATGATTCAGATACTGAAGCGTTTTGGGTGGAGTTGGGCAGGTCTGCTGGTCAGTGATGATGACTACGGACTCCACGCTGCTCGATCCTTCCAATCTGACCTGGCACACTCTGGTGGAGGTTGTCTAGCCTACATTGAGATTTTGCCCTGGGGCGATCACCCAGATGAAAATAGGAGGATTGTGGATGTGATGAAGGAATCCACAGCTCGTGTGGTCATTGTGTTTGCACATGAGAGTCACATGATTAACCTCATGGAAGAG GTGGTGAGGCAGAATGTGACAGGTCTGCAGTGGATGGCCAGTGAAGCCTGGACAGCTGCTACTGTCCTCCAGACCCCTGACATCATGCCGTATCTTGCTGGCACACTGGGCATTGCCATCCGTCGAGGAGAAATACCAGGCTTCAGGGAATTCCTCCTACAAATTCGTCCTGacatacaacacaacaacagcaatgGAAAGAGCATA GTAAACCAGTTTTGGGAATTCACATTTCAATGTAGATTCACACCACCTCCAGCAGGTTGGATGGAGGCTGGGGGACCATTATGTACTGGACAGGAAAATCTAGAGGATGTGGAGACTGAATTGTTGGACGTTTCCAATCTCAGGCCAGAGTATAATGTGTACAAGGCTGTGTATGCTCTGGCCTATGCCCTTGATGACATGCTGCAGTGTGAGCCAGGGAGAGGGCCTTTCAGCGGGCACAGCTGTGGCAATTTGCAAAGACTGGAGCCATGGCAG CTAGTGTATTACTTGGAAAAAGTCAACTTCACTACAACATTTGGTGATCAAGTGTCATTTGATGAGAATGGTGATGCCTTAGCAATCTATGATGTCATGAACTGGCTGTGGCTCCCTGATGGAAGAACTGAAGTTCAGAATGTGGGTGAGGTCAAGAGGTCGGCTTCCAAAGGTGAAGAACTCACAAttgatgaagacaaaatctTCTGGAACTTTGAATCAAAAAAG CCACCCCGctcagtgtgcagtgaaagcTGTCCTCCAGGTAGCCGCATGGCCAGAAAGAAAGGGGAACCAGTGTGCTGTTTTGACTGCATCCCTTGTTCTGAGGGGGAGATCAGCAATAAAACTG ATGCCATGGAGTGCACTAGCTGTCCTGAGGACTTCTGGTCCAGCCCCCAGCGTGACCACTGTGTTCCTAAGAAAATAGAGTTTCTCTCCTTCCATGAGCCTCTGGGTATCGGCTTGACAGCTGCCTCCTTGCTGGGCACATGTATGTCTGCTGTTGTCCTGGGCATCTTTATTTATCATCACAGCACACCCATAGTACGTGCCAACAATTCAGAACTCAGTTTCCAGTTACTGCTGTCTCTTAAgttatgtttcctgtgttcactgctgtttattGGTCGTCCCAGACTGTGGACATGCCAGCTGAGACATGCAGCATTTGGGATcagctttgtgctttgtgtctcaTGTATTTTGGTAAAAACCATGGTGGTTCTGGCTGTGTTCAAGGCCTCTAAGCCAGGAGGTGGAGCCAGCCTAAAGTGGTTTGGTGTTTTGCAGCAGAGGGGGACAGTTATTGTTCTCACTTCTGTTCAGGCAGCAGTCTGCACTGCCTGGATTGTATCTGCCTCACCAACTCCTCATAAAAACATGCAATACTACAATGATAAGATTGTTTATGAGTGTGCAGTTGGGTCCACAGTTGGTTTTGCTGTGTTACTAGGCTATATTGGCTCATTGGCTTCCCTCAGTGTTCTGATTGCATTCATAGCAAGGAATCTTCCAGATAGTTTCAATGAGGCCAAACTCATCACCTTTAGCATGCtgatcttctgtgctgtgtggGTGGCCTTTGTCCCTGCTTATATCAGCTCACCAGGCAAATATGCAGATGCAGTGGAGGTATTTGCCATCCTGGCCTCCAGTTTTGGTCTCTTGGTGGCACTGTTTGGACCCAAATGTTACATAATCCTGCTGCGACCAGAAAGGAACACGAAGAAGGCAATCATGGGTCGAGAAATCCAGGCCAAGTAA